In Penicillium oxalicum strain HP7-1 chromosome I, whole genome shotgun sequence, a single window of DNA contains:
- a CDS encoding Monothiol glutaredoxin-5, producing the protein MFSRTVFSAFRPIARPSSLNTLRVPVAPRTPAVFAIPSALHARLLSSETRAAIDKAVASAPVVLFMKGTPETPQCGFSRASIQILGLQGVDPQKFVAFNVLEDAELRQGVKEYSDWPTIPQLYVDKEFVGGCDILMSMHQNGELAKMLESKGVLVAADQ; encoded by the exons ATGTTCTCCCGCACAGTATTCTCG GCCTTCCGCCCCATCGCGCGACCCTCGTCGCTCAACACTCTCCGTGTCCCCGTCGCACCTCGCACCCCGGCCGTATTCGCCATCCCCTCCGCTCTGCATGCCCGTCTGCTGTCCTCCGAGACCCGCGCCGCCATCGACAAGGCGGTTGCCTCGGCGCCCGTGGTGCTGTTCATGAAGGGTACTCCCGAGACGCCGCAGTGTGGCTTCTCCCGCGCGAGTATTCAGATTCTGGGTCTGCAGGGCGTGGATCCTCAGAAGTTTGTGGCGTTTAATGTGTTGGAGGATGCGGAGTTGAGACAGG GCGTCAAGGAATACTCCGATTGGCCGACGATCCCCCAGCTGTACGTGGACAAGGAATTTGTGGGTGGGTGTGACATTCTCATGAGCATGCATCAGAACGGCGAGTTGGCCAAGATGCTCGAGAGCAAGGGTGTTCTCGTGGCGGCGGATCAATAA
- a CDS encoding 4-hydroxybenzoate polyprenyltransferase, producing MSLSSLNAGTSWRAQLLRCGRRAQLPVGRRFHTRLAISQPNRSTRPTLMRATTLQPTIEAYLSSSTTTTSSSLKTTTSVAIVPPYAGQGNYSTSTASPANVVTPKEVNPATHYIPPQTGIIASLPASWIPYAELIRLDKPTGTYYLFFPTLFSTLLAAPMAAEVITPLQVLGTSGLFFAGALIMRGAGCAINDLWDRNLDPHVERTKFRPIARRALSPQSAVLFTGTQLLAGLGILLQFPSQCLWYGIPSLPLVVAYPLAKRVTHYPQAVLGLAFSWGAIMGFPALGIDLLANQDALMAAGALYTSCIAWTILYDMIYAHMDIKDDVAAGIKSIALRHEHNTKAVLTGLAAAQVGLLGAAGVAAGCGPVFFVGSCGSAVATLGWMIWKVQLKSVPNCWWWFKNGCLLTGGGISLGLFGEYLAQYYGLYEKDEHSDGVTVS from the coding sequence ATGTCGCTGTCCTCCTTGAATGCCGGGACTTCCTGGCGAGCGCAATTGCTCCGTTGTGGGCGTCGCGCCCAATTGCCCGTTGGTCGTCGGTTTCATACTCGCCTGGCCATATCCCAACCGAATCGATCAACGAGACCAACACTGATGAGGGCCACCACACTCCAGCCCACGATCGAGGCTtacctttcttcttccaccaccaccacctcctcctccctgAAAACTACGACATCAGTAGCGATCGTTCCACCGTACGCCGGGCAAGGGAACTATTCCACTTCCACGGCGTCGCCCGCCAACGTCGTCACCCCAAAAGAAGTCAACCCGGCCACCCACTACATTCCCCCACAAACTGGCATCATCGCCTCGTTGCCCGCGTCATGGATCCCATATGCTGAATTGATCCGCTTGGACAAACCCACGGGCACCTACTACCTCTTCTTTCCGACCCTCTTCTCAACCCTCCTTGCGGCCCCCATGGCAGCCGAGGTGATCACCCCCCTGCAGGTCCTGGGCACCTCAGGACTCTTCTTTGCCGGAGCACTGATCATGCGCGGTGCCGGATGCGCCATCAATGATCTCTGGGACCGGAATCTTGACCCTCATGTTGAACGCACCAAGTTCCGGCCGATTGCCCGGCGCGCGCTCTCGCCGCAGAGCGCAGTGCTCTTCACGGGTACCCAGTTACTCGCGGGCCTCGGGATACTGCTGCAATTCCCCTCGCAGTGTCTCTGGTACGGCATCCCCAGTCTGCCGCTGGTCGTGGCATACCCGCTGGCCAAGCGCGTCACCCATTACCCCCAGGCTGTTCTGGGCCTGGCTTTCTCGTGGGGGGCCATTATGGGCTTCCCCGCGCTGGGAATTGATCTGCTCGCGAATCAGGATGCCCTGATGGCTGCTGGTGCCTTGTACACCAGCTGCATTGCCTGGACGATCCTGTACGATATGATCTATGCACACATGGATATCAAGGACGATGTGGCCGCGGGGATCAAGTCGATTGCGCTGCGCCATGAACACAATACCAAGGCGGTCCTGACGGGCCTGGCGGCAGCTCAGGTGGGATTGCTGGGTGCGGCGGGTGTTGCGGCGGGCTGTGGGCCGGTGTTCTTCGTGGGCAGCTGTGGAAGTGCAGTGGCCACGCTGGGCTGGATGATCTGGAAGGTGCAGCTGAAGAGCGTTCCCAATTGCTGGTGGTGGTTCAAGAACGGGTGTCTGCTGACGGGCGGTGGAATCAGTCTGGGATTATTCGGCGAGTATCTGGCCCAGTACTATGGATTGTATGAAAAGGACGAGCATTCGGATGGAGTGACTGTATCATAG
- a CDS encoding 54S ribosomal protein L9: MAPRLSGKLSQLSQSLGLWDIPVTLPQISLRNFGIRSLNPPKPSRFNNHPGLPVLESTSTAALRRKANSLPLRTGAIGIKKGMTAIFDTETGKRIPCTVLQLDRVEVVSHKTREKHGYYAVQVGAGWKHPSNMPNSLLGHFSAQGLSPKRHVFEFRVKDESGLLPVGESIPASWFQEGQYVDARSNTKGKGFAGVMKRHGFHGQDRSHGVSLTHRSMGSAGPSQGGGSRVYPGKKMAGNMGNTQNTVQNLKILKVDAESGIVVVSGAVSGPKGCVVRIQDAIKKPWPEVAMADASATASATTA, encoded by the exons ATGGCTCCCCGTCTGTCTGGGAAGCTCTCCCAGCTCTCCCAATCCTTGGGACTCTGGGATATCCCAGTGACCCTTCCGCAAATCTCCCTCCGCAACTTTGGCATCCGCTCTCTCAACCCTCCCAAACCCAGCCGCTTCAATAACCACCCCGGTCTGCCCGTCCTCGAATCCACCTCCACGGCTGCTCTCCGTCGCAAGGCCAACTCTTTGCCACTCCGGACGGGCGCGATCGGTATCAAGAAGGGTATGACGGCCATCTTCGACACCGAAACCGGCAAGCGCATCCCCTGCACCGTTCTCCAACTGGACCGCGTGGAGGTGGTCTCTCACAAGACTCGCGAGAAGCACGGATACTATGCAGTGCAGGTGGGCGCGGGCTGGAAACATCCCAGCAACATGCCCAATTCGTTGCTGGGACACTTCTCCGCCCAGGGTCTCTCGCCGAAACGCCATGTTTTTGAGTTCCGGGTCAAGGACGAGTCGGGGCTGCTCCCTGTGGGAGAGAGCATTCCGGCCTCGTGGTTCCAGGAGGGACAGTATGTGGATGCGCGATCCAACACCAAGGGTAAAGGTTTTGCGGGTGTGATGAAGCGACATGGCTTCCACGGTCAGGATCGGAGTCACGGTGTGAGTTTGACGCATCGATCGATGGGTTCTGCGGGTCCCAGTCAGGGTGGTGGTTCTCGTGTGTATCCCGGCAAGAAGATGGCCGGAAACATGGGAAATACCCAAAACACGGTGCAGAACTTGAAGATTCTCAAGGTGGATGCTGAGTCGGGCATTGTCGTTGTCAGTG GTGCGGTGAGTGGTCCCAAGGGCTGCGTGGTGCGCATCCAAGATGCTATTAAGAAGCCCTGGCCCGAGGTGGCCATGGCCGATGCTTCTGCGACCGCCTCGGCCACAACGGCTTGA
- a CDS encoding Ankyrin repeat protein nuc-2 — MGQETAEKSQPCSGFLPRWGFKETIFLIKQLSATPTIPAQRTAEEIAQDGTLDPQAALRANKEVFFFRLEREIEKVNAFYLQKESEFSLRLKTLVDKKRVIQSRTVSNSKVSSNFVALFEGFLQFDGDLNKLQQFVEINETAMSKILKKWDKTSKSRMKELYLHRAVEVQPCFNREVLRDLSDRATTARLELEAWAEGENLQFDTSRPIERSVGASGTEEEESDLQILQSASLGNLQSLREWIAKLPSLPDPHERATRTFLNAINSSADEVLGLLLESGLVDIQAEDDINERNCLHEAAISGRDYVFKAGLAAGVDFSLSDVYGRIPLHYACMHGRVDMVRELLAAGPQTVNVMDHDNFNPLIHSIVKASESDHIPLNLACQHGSLPIVKMLLERSARLLPDAEGLYPQHMVARASQSPDLLLLLKEQGADLDQKDKLYQWTPLFHAASEGCVPCLRTLLEAGVNSQVVDEKGLSAMYYAAWEGHLECMLLLWAQPAQQQPTQRPMDLLNGVKFQEAGLMEDMGTERRASAADMDIADGIPDLELPPPIIPLRRYGHNFLDKKVFVQLLFDQGNVGSIAFDQAGRHPAARLTISSKISDLIPRTIVLPIQDDSRTISFHVDNLDTFAVDFEIFPTFGSKVIAKSVALPVIFAAEKSSTGSCCLPLFDPRLRAIGQLRFNFQVIKPYHGDPLEITHFATYWKATSAIDSEHNGLVTGSSLSGDYVQLFVQLTRDRVPVLFPQFTINHHGIEIPVCQLSYAQFQTIGAEAGINRQEILEFLATQGVHDMSQTHRLLAGSFMSLREVLQQLPIDLNINLSVLYPSGSEEKALDMTSLADVNSFADAILTDVFDHARIAREKSPDFMRSLVFTSYNPNICTALNWKQPNYPVLLCNDLGQIRDLAANVDAMPHVHSSGRASMSIKESARIAQSNNFMGLICRSSLLNVVPALVETIKELGLVLVADTSDEIGQPDRGDALASANAMGVAEWAYRMPDGVNGVMKANGVLRFNDMIDM; from the exons ATGGGACAGGAGACTGCGGAAAAGAGTCAACCCTGCTCTGGGTTCCTTCCGAGATGGGGCTTCAAGGAGACAATCTTC CTCATCAAGCAACTCAGCGCTACGCCTACAATCCCCGCGCAGCGAACGGCCGAAGAAATCGCCCAAGATGGCACGCTTGATCCGCAGGCGGCCCTTCGCGCCAACAAGgaagtcttcttcttccgcttg GAGCGTGAAATCGAAAAAGTGAATGCTTTCTACCTTCAAAAAGAGTCCGAG TTTTCATTAAGGTTGAAAACGCTGGTCGATAAGAAACGTGTCATTCAATCCCGGACGGTCTCAAATTCCAAGGTCTCCTCAAATTTCGTGGCCCTGTTTGAAGGGTTTCTCCAGTTCGATGGCGACTTGAACAAATTGCAGCAATTCGTTGAGATCAACGAGACTGCCATGTCGAAGATTCTCAAAAAATGGGACAAAACGTCAAAGTCACGGATGAAGGAGCTGTACCTGCACCGGGCGGTGGAAGTGCAGCCTTGCTTCAACCGTGAAGTCCTGCGAGACTTATCTGATCGAGCCACCACGGCTCgcctggagctggaggcctGGGCAGAAGGGGAGAATCTACAGTTTGACACTTCCAGGCCGATTGAGCGATCCGTCGGTGCTTCTGggacggaggaagaggagtcgGATTTGCAGATCCTACAATCGGCGTCTTTGGGCAATCTACAAAGCCTGCGCGAGTGGATCGCCAAGCTGCCCTCTCTCCCCGATCCGCACGAACGTGCGACGAGAACCTTCCTGAATGCGATCAACAGCTCGGCAGACGAAGTGCTCGGACTGCTTTTGGAGAGTGGACTGGTCGATATTCAAGCGGAGGATGACATCAACGAGCGCAACTGTCTCCATGAGGCGGCGATCTCCGGACGAGACTACGTGTTCAAGGCCGGACTTGCTGCCGGAGTCGACTTTTCTCTGTCGGATGTCTACGGTCGTATTCCTCTCCATTACGCATGCATGCACGGCCGCGTGGACATGGTGCGGGAGCTGCTGGCGGCTGGCCCGCAAACCGTAAACGTGATGGACCATGATAACTTCAACCCCTTGATTCACAGTATTGTCAAGG CGTCCGAGTCAGACCATATCCCGCTCAACCTGGCCTGTCAGCATGGCTCACTCCCCATCGTGAAGATGCTCCTGGAGCGCAGCGCGCGCCTGCTCCCTGACGCCGAGGGACTCTACCCGCAGCACATGGTTGCTCGCGCCTCTCAATCCCCAGATTTGCTGCTTTTGTTGAAGGAACAGGGGGCCGACCTCGACCAGAAAGACAAGCTGTATCAGTGGACTCCGTTGTTCCATGCCGCCAGCGAAGGATGTGTGCCCTGTCTGCGAACCCTACTGGAAGCTGGTGTGAATTCCCAGGTGGTCGACGAGAAGGGCTTGTCGGCCATGTATTATGCTGCTTGGGAGGGACACCTGGAGTGCATGTTGCTGCTTTGGGCGCAGCCagcgcagcagcagccaaCCCAGCGGCCCATGGATCTCCTGAACGGAGTCAAGTTCCAGGAGGCTGGGCTGATGGAAGATATGGGCACGGAGCGGCGTGCCAGCGCTGCCGACATGGACATCGCTGACGGCATTCCCGACTTGGAGCTTCCGCCGCCGATCATCCCTCTCCGTCGATACGGGCACAACTTCCTGGACAAGAAGGTCTTTGTCCAGCTCCTCTTCGACCAGGGCAACGTGGGGTCCATTGCCTTTGACCAGGCCGGACGTCACCCCGCCGCGCGTCTGACTATCTCCTCCAAAATTTCCGACTTGATTCCTCGAACCATCGTCCTCCCGATCCAGGATGACTCGCGGACGATATCCTTCCACGTTGACAATCTGGACACTTTTGCTGTGGACTTTGAAATCTTCCCCACCTTTGGATCCAAGGTCATTGCCAAGAGTGTAGCGTTGCCCGTCATCTTCGCTGCAGAAAAGTCCAGCACCGGCTCATGTTGTCTGCCTCTCTTCGACCCACGTCTCCGTGCCATCGGTCAATTGCGGTTTAACTTCCAGGTCATCAAGCCCTATCACGGGGATCCCTTGGAGATTACTCACTTTGCGACATACTGGAAGGCCACCAGCGCGATCGACTCCGAGCACAACGGTCTGGTTACTGGGTCAAGTTTGTCCGGCGATTATGTGCAGCTCTTTGTGCAGCTTACCCGGGACCGCGTTCCTGTTCTCTTTCCTCAATTTACGATCAATCACCATGGAATTGAGATTCCCGTATGTCAATTATCATACGCCCAATTCCAGACCATCGGTGCCGAGGCAGGCATCAACCGGCAGGAGATTCTGGAGTTCCTGGCGACGCAGGGAGTTCACGACATGTCCCAAACACATCGTCTCTTGGCGGGCTCCTTCATGTCTCTTCGCGAGGTCCTGCAGCAGCTTCCCATTGACTTGAACATCAACTTGTCGGTCCTCTATCCTTCCGGCAGTGAGGAGAAAGCTCTGGATATGACCTCTTTGGCCGACGTCAACAGCTTCGCCGATGCCATTCTTACCGACGTTTTCGATCACGCTCGCATTGCACGGGAAAAGAGTCCTGACTTTATGCGCTCACTGGTGTTTACGTCGTACAATCCGAATATCTGCACGGCCCTGAACTGGAAGCAGCCCAATT ATCCAGTCCTGCTCTGTAACGATCTTGGCCAGATTCGGGACCTTGCCGCGAATGTTGACGCGATGCCTCATGTCCACAGTAGTGGTCGGGCGTCCATGTCTATCAAGGAATCGGCACGGATCGCACAAAGTAACAACTTTATGGGGTTGATTTGCCGATCCAGTCTCTTG AATGTTGTCCCTGCTCTGGTGGAGACCATCAAGGAACTTGGTCTCGTCCTGGTGGCTGATACTTCTGACGAAATCGGGCAGCCTGATCGCGGGGACGCGCTGGCCTCGGCGAATGCCATGGGCGTGGCAGAATGGGCGTATCGCATGCCCGATGGTGTCAATGGTGTCATGAAAGCCAACGGCGTGCTACGATTCAACGATATGATCGATATGTAA